In a genomic window of Ipomoea triloba cultivar NCNSP0323 chromosome 3, ASM357664v1:
- the LOC116014178 gene encoding uncharacterized protein LOC116014178 → MELGVHNLHLQFLHPVTPPLTTNRRRQVPHHVRGAAVPAMPIRDLTLRRIRFHHPKLFCNKSVVALKNAMADEAKSTITADSATNHKKEEAEKKPEKPRESIPPPPEKPLPDDCCGSGCVRCVWDIYYDELEEYNKLYKTSPDS, encoded by the coding sequence ATGGAATTGGGCGTGCATAATCTGCATCTCCAATTTCTTCATCCCGTAACGCCGCCCCTGACGACCAATCGCCGCCGACAAGTGCCACATCATGTCCGAGGCGCAGCTGTTCCGGCCATGCCTATAAGAGATCTGACTCTTCGACGCATCAGATTCCATCATCCAAAGCTATTCTGCAACAAAAGCGTTGTAGCCTTGAAGAACGCGATGGCCGACGAAGCGAAAAGCACAATTACCGCAGATTCGGCAACGAATCATAAGAAAGAGGAGGCTGAGAAGAAACCGGAAAAGCCAAGGGAATCCATTCCTCCGCCGCCAGAGAAGCCGTTGCCGGACGATTGCTGCGGCAGCGGATGCGTTAGGTGCGTGTGGGACATATACTACGACGAGCTGGAGGAGTACAACAAGCTTTACAAGACCAGTCCCGATTCTTAA